From Glycine max cultivar Williams 82 chromosome 11, Glycine_max_v4.0, whole genome shotgun sequence, the proteins below share one genomic window:
- the LOC100305807 gene encoding uncharacterized protein LOC100305807 has translation MASLYDVLGISVGASCIEIKAAYRKLARTYHPDVVAMNQKESSANQFMMIHSAYSTLSDPEKRAQYDREIYRYRRSANMEARNQTFSYAGSARKWETDQCW, from the coding sequence atggctTCCCTTTATGATGTGCTTGGTATTTCAGTGGGTGCAAGCTGCATCGAAATAAAGGCTGCTTACAGAAAGCTGGCAAGAACATACCATCCTGATGTTGTGGCCATGAATCAGAAGGAAAGCTCAGCGAACCAATTTATGATGATCCATTCAGCTTACTCAACTTTATCTGACCCAGAGAAGCGAGCTCAATATGACAGAGAAATCTATAGATACAGAAGATCAGCAAATATGGAAGCAAGAAATCAGACATTTTCCTATGCTGGAAGTGCAAGGAAATGGGAAACAGACCAATGTTGGTAG